In one Aeromicrobium erythreum genomic region, the following are encoded:
- a CDS encoding metal ABC transporter substrate-binding protein, with translation MALRRTRSAVLLASCALVLAACGSGGSSDGGSDGRLSVVTSFYPLQYVTERIAGDHADVTNLTKPGGEPHDLELSPKQVASVQDADLVVYQDEFQTAVDEAVKEADREPGTTVDAADGVDRIEESEEAHAEGEEEGHDDHAHGDEEHADEEGHAEEEGHDHGHDHGGVDPHLWLAPTNLEPLTEHVRDALVKLDPDHADEYEANAAALVADLQKLDGEYRAGLKTCKVRDIVTSHAAFAYLARAYDLVQIPIAGIDPSTEPSAAQLAEISDLVKRDGITTVFTETLVSPAVARTVAREAGVQTATLDPIEGLTKDTSDQDYLSIMRSNLAELQKANSCS, from the coding sequence ATGGCTCTTCGTCGCACCCGCTCCGCCGTCCTGCTCGCCTCCTGCGCCCTGGTCCTCGCGGCCTGCGGCAGCGGCGGCTCCTCCGACGGCGGCTCGGACGGCAGGCTGTCGGTCGTCACGTCGTTCTACCCGCTGCAGTACGTGACCGAGCGCATCGCCGGCGACCACGCCGACGTCACGAACCTGACGAAGCCCGGCGGCGAGCCGCACGACCTCGAGCTCAGCCCGAAGCAGGTCGCGTCGGTGCAGGACGCCGACCTCGTGGTCTACCAGGACGAGTTCCAGACCGCCGTCGACGAGGCCGTCAAGGAGGCCGACCGCGAGCCCGGCACCACGGTCGACGCCGCCGACGGCGTCGACCGCATCGAGGAGTCCGAGGAGGCGCACGCCGAGGGCGAGGAGGAGGGCCACGACGACCATGCGCACGGCGATGAGGAGCACGCCGACGAGGAGGGCCACGCGGAGGAGGAGGGCCACGACCACGGGCACGACCACGGCGGCGTCGACCCGCACCTCTGGCTCGCCCCGACGAACCTCGAGCCGCTGACCGAGCACGTGCGCGACGCCCTCGTGAAGCTCGACCCCGACCACGCCGACGAGTACGAGGCGAACGCCGCGGCCCTCGTCGCCGACCTCCAGAAGCTCGACGGCGAGTACCGGGCCGGGCTCAAGACCTGCAAGGTCCGCGACATCGTCACCAGCCACGCCGCGTTCGCCTACCTCGCCCGCGCCTACGACCTCGTGCAGATCCCCATCGCCGGCATCGACCCCAGCACCGAGCCGTCGGCCGCCCAGCTCGCCGAGATCTCCGACCTCGTGAAGCGCGACGGCATCACGACGGTCTTCACCGAGACCCTCGTCAGCCCCGCGGTCGCCCGCACGGTGGCGCGCGAGGCCGGGGTGCAGACGGCTACGCTCGACCCGATCGAGGGACTCACGAAGGACACGTCCGACCAGGACTACCTCTCGATCATGCGCTCCAACCTCGCCGAGCTCCAGAAGGCCAACAGCTGCTCATGA
- a CDS encoding glycine--tRNA ligase — protein sequence MATSLIDTVISLCKRRGFVYQCGEIYGGTRSAWDYGPLGVELKENIKRQWWRSMVQSRDDVVGLDSSVILPRPVWEASGHVDVFTDPLVESTKTHKRYRADHLWEAFEAKHGREPESWDEVPDPDTGERGHWTEPRAFSGLMKTYLGPVDSEEGLHYLRPETAQGIFVNFAQVLTTSRKKPPFGIAQIGKSFRNEITPGNFIFRTREFEQMEMEFFVPPGTDEQWHEEWLATRMAWYTDLGVAPENLRFYEHAQEKLSHYSKRTVDIEYRFQFQGSEWGELEGIANRTDYDLSTHAKHSGKDLSYFDQATGERYTPYVIEPAAGVNRSMMAFLVDAYAEDEAPNTKGGVDKRTVLRLDPRLAPAKAAVLPLSRNEQLSPTAKGLAQELRGFWNVEFDDAAAIGKRYRRQDEIGTPFCITVDFDTLDDQAVTIRDRDTMQQERVGLTQVREWLAARLPGC from the coding sequence ATGGCCACCAGCCTGATCGACACCGTCATCTCCCTGTGCAAGCGACGGGGGTTCGTCTACCAGTGCGGCGAGATCTACGGCGGCACGCGCTCGGCCTGGGACTACGGCCCGCTCGGCGTCGAGCTGAAGGAGAACATCAAGCGTCAGTGGTGGCGCTCGATGGTGCAGAGCCGCGACGACGTCGTCGGGCTCGACTCCTCGGTGATCCTGCCGCGCCCCGTCTGGGAGGCCTCCGGCCACGTCGACGTCTTCACCGACCCCCTCGTGGAGTCGACCAAGACCCACAAGCGCTACCGCGCCGACCACCTGTGGGAGGCGTTCGAGGCCAAGCACGGCCGTGAGCCCGAGAGCTGGGACGAGGTCCCCGACCCCGACACCGGCGAGCGCGGCCACTGGACCGAGCCCCGCGCCTTCTCCGGGCTCATGAAGACCTACCTGGGTCCGGTCGACAGCGAGGAGGGCCTGCACTACCTCCGTCCGGAGACCGCGCAGGGCATCTTCGTGAACTTCGCGCAGGTGCTGACGACGTCGCGCAAGAAGCCGCCGTTCGGCATCGCGCAGATCGGCAAGAGCTTCCGCAACGAGATCACGCCGGGCAACTTCATCTTCCGCACGCGCGAGTTCGAGCAGATGGAGATGGAGTTCTTCGTCCCGCCGGGCACCGACGAGCAGTGGCACGAGGAGTGGCTGGCCACGCGGATGGCCTGGTACACCGACCTCGGCGTCGCCCCCGAGAACCTGCGCTTCTACGAGCACGCGCAGGAGAAGCTGTCGCACTACTCCAAGCGCACGGTCGACATCGAGTACCGCTTCCAGTTCCAGGGCTCGGAGTGGGGCGAGCTCGAGGGCATCGCCAACCGCACCGACTACGACCTCAGCACCCACGCGAAGCACTCGGGCAAGGACCTGTCCTACTTCGACCAGGCCACGGGCGAGCGGTACACGCCGTACGTCATCGAGCCCGCGGCCGGCGTCAACCGCTCGATGATGGCCTTCCTCGTCGACGCCTACGCCGAGGACGAGGCGCCCAACACCAAGGGCGGGGTCGACAAGCGCACCGTGCTGCGGCTCGACCCGCGGCTCGCGCCGGCCAAGGCGGCCGTGCTGCCGCTGTCGCGCAACGAGCAGCTGTCGCCGACGGCCAAGGGCCTGGCGCAGGAGCTGCGCGGCTTCTGGAACGTCGAGTTCGACGACGCCGCCGCGATCGGCAAGCGGTACCGCCGCCAGGACGAGATCGGCACGCCGTTCTGCATCACGGTCGACTTCGACACCCTCGACGACCAGGCCGTCACGATCCGCGACCGCGACACCATGCAGCAGGAGCGGGTCGGCCTGACGCAGGTGCGCGAGTGGCTCGCGGCGCGTCTGCCCGGCTGCTGA
- the dusB gene encoding tRNA dihydrouridine synthase DusB, whose amino-acid sequence MTTTTTATTIVTEPGTQGSSDVFLPRPLRLGDLEVEVPVVLAPMAGVTNVAFRRLCAEQGAGLYVCEMITSRGLVEGDATSLSMLTFADNESVRSVQLYGVDPDVMGRAVEVLCADHGVEHVDLNFGCPVPKITRKGGGAALPWKANLLGRILESTVAAAQPYGVPVTMKTRLGIDEDHLTYLDAGHIAEDAGCAAIALHARTAAQHYSGHARWETIGELKAAVSIPVLGNGDVWEAGDAVRMMQSTGCDGVVVGRGCLGRPWLFRDLAAALGPSPDASGPVLPTLGEVTSVMRRHAELLGDWLGEERGCVEFRKHVAWYLKGFPAGSRVRSELGGVSSYAALDALLADLDPDEPYPVAELGTPRGRQGSPRTVALPDGWLSSRDLVGTVDAGAEDASSGG is encoded by the coding sequence ATGACCACCACCACGACCGCGACGACGATCGTCACGGAGCCAGGCACGCAGGGCTCGAGCGACGTCTTCCTCCCGCGCCCGCTGCGTCTCGGCGACCTCGAGGTCGAGGTGCCGGTCGTGCTCGCCCCGATGGCCGGTGTCACCAACGTCGCCTTCCGTCGTCTGTGCGCGGAGCAGGGCGCCGGGTTGTACGTCTGCGAGATGATCACGTCGCGCGGGCTGGTCGAGGGCGACGCGACGAGCCTGTCGATGCTGACCTTCGCCGACAACGAGTCGGTGCGCTCGGTGCAGCTGTACGGCGTCGACCCCGACGTGATGGGCCGCGCGGTCGAGGTGCTCTGCGCCGACCACGGCGTCGAGCACGTCGACCTCAACTTCGGCTGCCCGGTGCCGAAGATCACCCGCAAGGGCGGGGGCGCGGCGCTGCCGTGGAAGGCCAACCTGCTCGGTCGCATCCTGGAGTCGACGGTCGCCGCCGCGCAGCCGTACGGGGTCCCGGTGACCATGAAGACCCGCCTCGGCATCGACGAGGACCACCTGACCTACCTCGACGCGGGGCACATCGCCGAGGACGCCGGCTGCGCCGCGATCGCCCTGCACGCGCGCACCGCCGCCCAGCACTACTCCGGCCACGCGCGCTGGGAGACCATCGGCGAGCTGAAGGCCGCCGTCTCGATCCCGGTCCTCGGCAACGGCGACGTCTGGGAGGCCGGCGACGCCGTCCGCATGATGCAGAGCACGGGTTGTGACGGCGTCGTGGTCGGCCGAGGCTGCCTGGGTCGCCCGTGGCTCTTCCGCGACCTCGCCGCGGCGCTCGGCCCGTCGCCCGACGCGTCGGGGCCCGTGCTGCCGACCCTCGGCGAGGTCACCTCCGTGATGCGACGCCACGCCGAGCTGCTGGGCGACTGGCTGGGCGAGGAGCGCGGCTGCGTGGAGTTCCGCAAGCACGTCGCCTGGTACCTCAAGGGCTTCCCCGCAGGGTCGCGGGTGCGCAGCGAGCTCGGGGGGGTCTCGTCCTACGCCGCGCTCGACGCGCTGCTGGCCGACCTCGACCCCGACGAGCCGTACCCCGTGGCCGAGCTGGGCACACCGCGCGGCCGCCAGGGCAGCCCGCGCACGGTGGCCCTCCCTGACGGCTGGCTCAGCTCACGGGACCTCGTCGGCACCGTCGACGCCGGCGCCGAGGACGCGTCCAGCGGAGGCTGA
- a CDS encoding PH domain-containing protein, giving the protein MPGSEPGGAPAAAAELRVGRRTHPLTGVVQGGLWAGAAVVGLGASFLQGDRWEGVPWWVAVLAVVGGGLVVGELAGLVSWWFTRFVVDDEELRIDSGVLTRRSRRAAFERIQSVDVAEPLLARVVGLAEVRVDLAGGDESRLVVRFLPLAEARDVRRLLLRRAHGAQGDGPDDALPDHDGGELITRVPPERTLLGALLSLDLLAAVAALVAILLAALGFGAPLVVLGGVLPALSWAAQVVARRVVAEWGFVLWRTPHGLRIERGLLSLTAQTIPYARVQGVAVVEPVLWRRLGWCRLEVDVAGRAGSDDGDLDTTLLPIADRALAAALVAELVQDGGPDDEVVTVRASRRSWPFAPVGWRFRSLSLGRRRASSTTGWLHRRTSHAPHAKVQSFALRQGPLQRLRDLATVELHTPDGPVDVDVHHVDAAQARGVVLRAVDVARDERAQTATVGSASAGRVLGAGVDGADEVP; this is encoded by the coding sequence ATGCCGGGGTCTGAGCCGGGCGGAGCCCCCGCCGCCGCGGCCGAGCTGCGGGTCGGGCGCCGCACGCATCCGCTGACCGGTGTGGTCCAGGGCGGGCTGTGGGCGGGCGCGGCCGTCGTCGGCCTCGGCGCCTCGTTCCTCCAGGGCGACCGCTGGGAGGGTGTGCCCTGGTGGGTCGCGGTGCTGGCCGTCGTCGGGGGCGGGCTCGTGGTCGGCGAGCTCGCCGGACTCGTGTCGTGGTGGTTCACTCGCTTCGTCGTCGACGACGAGGAGCTGCGCATCGACAGCGGCGTCCTCACGCGGCGCTCGCGCCGGGCCGCGTTCGAGCGGATCCAGTCCGTCGACGTCGCGGAGCCGCTGCTCGCGCGGGTGGTCGGACTCGCCGAGGTGCGGGTCGACCTCGCCGGCGGCGACGAGTCGCGCCTCGTCGTGCGCTTCCTGCCGCTCGCCGAGGCGCGCGACGTGCGTCGTCTGCTGCTGCGGCGGGCGCACGGCGCGCAGGGCGACGGACCCGACGACGCCCTGCCCGACCACGACGGTGGTGAGCTCATCACGCGCGTGCCGCCGGAACGCACCCTGCTGGGCGCGCTGCTCAGCCTCGACCTGCTGGCGGCGGTGGCCGCGCTCGTCGCGATCCTGCTCGCCGCGCTCGGCTTCGGCGCACCGCTCGTCGTCCTCGGTGGCGTGCTGCCGGCGCTGTCCTGGGCGGCACAGGTCGTCGCACGGCGCGTGGTCGCCGAGTGGGGCTTCGTCCTCTGGCGCACGCCGCACGGGCTGCGGATCGAGCGCGGGCTGCTCTCGCTGACGGCCCAGACCATCCCGTACGCCCGGGTCCAGGGCGTGGCCGTCGTGGAGCCCGTCCTCTGGCGCCGACTGGGGTGGTGCCGGCTCGAGGTCGACGTGGCCGGCCGGGCGGGCTCCGACGACGGCGACCTCGACACGACGCTGCTGCCGATCGCCGACCGCGCGCTCGCCGCAGCCCTCGTGGCCGAGCTCGTGCAGGACGGCGGCCCGGACGACGAGGTCGTCACCGTGCGCGCGAGCCGACGCTCCTGGCCGTTCGCACCGGTCGGCTGGCGGTTCCGCTCGTTGTCCCTCGGCCGGCGTCGCGCCAGCTCGACCACGGGGTGGCTGCACCGACGCACCAGTCACGCGCCGCACGCGAAGGTGCAGTCGTTCGCGCTGCGGCAGGGACCGCTCCAGCGACTGCGCGACCTCGCCACGGTCGAGCTGCACACGCCCGACGGACCGGTCGACGTCGACGTGCACCACGTCGATGCGGCACAGGCGCGCGGCGTCGTGCTGCGCGCCGTCGACGTGGCGCGGGACGAGCGTGCGCAGACGGCGACCGTGGGGTCAGCCTCCGCTGGACGCGTCCTCGGCGCCGGCGTCGACGGTGCCGACGAGGTCCCGTGA
- a CDS encoding PH domain-containing protein, with translation MDASLFRPVSEPWTPVSPALATRRRLVLAAPLAVLGVVAVAGAALGPAAGVPTGWVVLLAAVAVVLLGAAAALWWWAERNRRSWGWAESQDDLLVTSGVMFRRLVVVPYGRVQFVDVEAGPVERRLGITRVTLHTASTETAAQVPGVPADEARRLRDRLTDLGRAHDAGV, from the coding sequence GTGGACGCGTCCCTCTTCCGACCGGTCTCCGAGCCCTGGACGCCGGTCTCCCCCGCCCTCGCCACGCGACGTCGCCTCGTGCTCGCCGCACCTCTCGCCGTCCTCGGCGTGGTGGCCGTCGCCGGGGCCGCGCTCGGCCCCGCCGCGGGCGTCCCGACCGGCTGGGTCGTGCTGCTCGCCGCGGTCGCCGTGGTGCTGCTCGGGGCCGCCGCCGCGCTGTGGTGGTGGGCCGAGCGGAACCGCCGGTCGTGGGGCTGGGCGGAGTCGCAGGACGACCTGCTCGTGACGTCGGGGGTCATGTTCCGCCGGCTCGTCGTGGTGCCCTACGGACGCGTGCAGTTCGTCGACGTCGAGGCCGGTCCCGTCGAGCGCCGCCTCGGCATCACCCGCGTGACCCTGCACACCGCGAGCACCGAGACCGCCGCCCAGGTGCCGGGCGTCCCCGCCGACGAGGCCCGACGCCTGCGCGACCGGCTCACCGACCTCGGGCGGGCGCACGATGCCGGGGTCTGA
- the smc gene encoding chromosome segregation protein SMC produces the protein MYLKSLTLRGFKSFASSTTLELEPGITCVVGPNGSGKSNVVDALAWVMGEQGAKSLRGGKMEDVIFAGTSGRPPLGRAEVVLTIDNTDGALPIEYSEVTISRTMFRNGGSEYAINGTSCRLLDVQELLSDSGIGREMHVIVGQGQLDSVLRATPEDRRGFVEEAAGVLKHRKRKEKALRKLDATQGNLTRLQDVLTELRRQLKPLGRQAEVARRAVTIQADVRDARARLLADDIVTARTTIAEEMADEAALKERRAAVEHAVAAARQQETELEDRLREDSPALSAAQETWYALSGLRERLRGTSGLATERVRLAAVESDDRPTGRDPEELEAEARRVEEQHRAMTTSVEEARAALEAVVAERTEAEATYGEEERRVAGLLRAAADRREGLARLRGQVNALKSRAEAADAEVERLGAARDEALRRADEAQKAFAAREGEIAGLSRGESGLDEELEAAEAVLADVEGRARELQVAEQDASRRQAALAARVEALETGLARKDGAGALLAASDEISGLLGSVAALLTVRPGFEAAIASALGSAADAVAVDHVDTAVTAMELLKSEDLGRAGLLLGGEADVDDRDWPGLPEGATYAVDVVEPPATLVAALRRLLFKVAVVDDLAAARALVAQASDVTAVTREGDVLGAHFASGGSTSQQSLLEVQAAIDQAREELEAAERALETLRFDGQRVAQERIAAQERVDAALERLHESDAEMSAVAESLGQLGSTARAAKGEAERLTAAIAAAQEAHERDLGGLADLEVRLAQAEEAPDEEPDTSALETLAERASTARRAETDARLALRTNEERARALEGQATALVASAAAEREARIQARLRREQQLREAETARAVLAVGDVALARLETTLAEAAALRSRIEQSRTGRESELRDVRARLRSLSEELQGLTTSVHRDEMARAEQRLRLEALEARALEELGIEVEALVAEYGPDQPVPPTSEEVQGESSDTDDTAETDEAPQGRPYDRTEQTKRLRAAERAMAMLGKVNPLALEEFSALEERHQFLSEQLDDLKRTRQDLLDIVADVDERVQQVFSEAWVDVSAAFEDVFSRLFPGGEGRLLLTDPDDMLTTGIDVEARPPGKKVKRLSLLSGGERSLVAVAFLVALFKARPSPFYILDEVEAALDDTNLGRLLEIYEELRANSQLIVITHQKRTMEVGDALYGVSMRGDGVTTVISQRLREEETA, from the coding sequence GTGTACCTGAAGAGCCTCACGCTGCGCGGCTTCAAGTCGTTCGCGTCCAGCACCACGCTCGAGCTGGAGCCCGGCATCACGTGCGTCGTCGGGCCGAACGGCTCCGGCAAGTCCAACGTCGTCGACGCCCTCGCCTGGGTCATGGGCGAGCAGGGCGCGAAGTCGCTGCGCGGCGGCAAGATGGAGGACGTCATCTTCGCGGGCACGTCGGGACGCCCGCCGCTGGGTCGGGCCGAGGTCGTCCTGACCATCGACAACACCGACGGCGCCCTGCCCATCGAGTACAGCGAGGTCACGATCTCGCGCACGATGTTCCGCAACGGCGGCTCGGAGTACGCGATCAACGGCACCAGCTGCCGTCTGCTCGACGTGCAGGAGCTGCTGAGCGACTCCGGCATCGGCCGCGAGATGCACGTGATCGTGGGCCAGGGCCAGCTCGACTCCGTGCTGCGCGCGACGCCCGAGGACCGGCGCGGCTTCGTCGAGGAGGCGGCCGGCGTCCTCAAGCACCGCAAGCGCAAGGAGAAGGCGCTGCGCAAGCTCGACGCGACGCAGGGCAACCTCACGCGGCTGCAGGACGTGCTGACCGAGCTGCGCCGTCAGCTCAAGCCGCTCGGCCGCCAGGCCGAGGTGGCCCGCCGCGCGGTCACCATCCAGGCCGACGTGCGCGACGCCCGCGCCCGGCTGCTCGCCGACGACATCGTCACGGCCCGCACGACGATCGCCGAGGAGATGGCCGACGAGGCGGCGCTGAAGGAGCGCCGGGCCGCCGTCGAGCACGCCGTGGCCGCCGCGCGCCAGCAGGAGACCGAGCTCGAGGACCGGCTGCGCGAGGACTCGCCGGCACTGTCGGCCGCCCAGGAGACCTGGTACGCGCTGTCGGGCCTGCGGGAGCGGCTGCGCGGCACCTCCGGCCTCGCCACCGAGCGGGTGCGGCTGGCGGCCGTGGAGTCCGACGACCGGCCGACCGGCCGCGACCCCGAGGAGCTGGAGGCCGAGGCGCGTCGCGTCGAGGAGCAGCACCGCGCCATGACGACCTCGGTGGAGGAGGCGCGCGCCGCCCTCGAGGCGGTCGTCGCGGAGCGCACCGAGGCCGAGGCCACCTACGGCGAGGAGGAGCGTCGCGTCGCCGGTCTGCTGCGCGCGGCTGCCGACCGTCGGGAGGGGCTGGCGCGCCTGCGTGGCCAGGTCAACGCGCTCAAGAGCCGCGCCGAGGCCGCCGACGCCGAGGTCGAGCGGCTCGGTGCCGCCCGCGACGAGGCGCTGCGCCGTGCCGACGAGGCGCAGAAGGCGTTCGCGGCCCGCGAGGGCGAGATCGCCGGCCTGAGCCGGGGAGAGTCCGGGCTCGACGAGGAGCTGGAGGCCGCCGAGGCGGTGCTGGCCGACGTCGAGGGCCGCGCCCGGGAGCTGCAGGTCGCCGAGCAGGACGCGTCCCGCCGGCAGGCGGCGCTCGCGGCGCGTGTCGAGGCGCTGGAGACGGGCCTCGCACGCAAGGACGGCGCCGGCGCGCTGCTCGCCGCGTCCGACGAGATCAGCGGCCTGCTGGGATCCGTCGCGGCCCTGCTCACCGTGCGTCCCGGCTTCGAGGCGGCCATCGCCTCGGCCCTCGGGTCCGCCGCCGACGCGGTGGCCGTCGACCACGTCGACACCGCCGTCACCGCGATGGAGCTGCTGAAGTCCGAGGACCTCGGCCGCGCCGGTCTGCTGCTCGGCGGCGAGGCCGACGTCGACGACCGCGACTGGCCCGGTCTGCCCGAGGGCGCGACCTACGCGGTCGACGTGGTCGAGCCGCCCGCCACGCTCGTCGCGGCGCTGCGCCGGCTGCTCTTCAAGGTGGCCGTGGTCGACGACCTCGCCGCGGCACGTGCCCTGGTCGCCCAGGCGTCCGACGTGACCGCCGTGACCCGCGAGGGCGACGTGCTGGGGGCTCACTTCGCCTCGGGCGGGTCGACCTCGCAGCAGAGCCTGCTCGAGGTGCAGGCGGCGATCGACCAGGCCCGTGAGGAGCTCGAGGCGGCCGAGCGCGCGCTCGAGACGCTGCGCTTCGACGGCCAGCGCGTGGCGCAGGAGCGGATCGCGGCACAGGAGCGCGTCGACGCGGCGCTGGAGCGTCTGCACGAGTCCGACGCCGAGATGTCGGCGGTCGCGGAGTCGCTCGGCCAGCTCGGGTCCACGGCCCGCGCGGCGAAGGGCGAGGCGGAGCGGCTCACGGCCGCGATCGCCGCCGCCCAGGAGGCCCACGAGCGCGACCTCGGCGGCCTGGCCGACCTGGAGGTGCGGTTGGCGCAGGCCGAGGAGGCACCCGACGAGGAGCCCGACACGTCGGCGCTCGAGACGCTGGCCGAGCGGGCGTCGACGGCCCGCCGGGCCGAGACCGACGCGCGGCTCGCCCTGCGCACCAACGAGGAGCGGGCCCGGGCGCTCGAGGGCCAGGCGACCGCGCTCGTGGCCTCGGCGGCGGCGGAGCGCGAGGCACGCATCCAGGCCCGGCTGCGCCGGGAGCAGCAGCTGCGCGAGGCCGAGACGGCGCGGGCGGTGCTCGCGGTCGGCGACGTCGCGCTGGCCCGGCTCGAGACGACGCTCGCGGAGGCAGCGGCGCTGCGCTCGAGGATCGAGCAGTCGCGCACGGGTCGCGAGAGCGAGCTGCGCGACGTCCGCGCCCGGCTGCGCAGCCTGTCCGAGGAGCTGCAGGGACTCACGACGTCGGTGCACCGCGACGAGATGGCGCGGGCCGAGCAGCGGCTGCGGCTCGAGGCGCTGGAGGCGCGCGCCCTCGAGGAGCTCGGCATCGAGGTCGAGGCGCTCGTCGCGGAGTACGGTCCGGACCAGCCCGTGCCCCCGACCTCCGAGGAGGTGCAGGGCGAGTCCAGCGACACCGACGACACCGCAGAGACCGACGAGGCGCCGCAGGGCCGGCCGTACGACCGGACCGAGCAGACGAAGCGGCTGCGGGCCGCGGAGCGGGCCATGGCCATGCTCGGCAAGGTCAACCCGCTCGCGCTGGAGGAGTTCTCGGCACTCGAGGAGCGCCACCAGTTCCTGTCCGAGCAGCTCGACGACCTCAAGCGGACCCGGCAGGACCTGCTCGACATCGTCGCCGACGTCGACGAGCGCGTGCAGCAGGTGTTCAGCGAGGCCTGGGTCGACGTGTCGGCGGCGTTCGAGGACGTGTTCTCGCGCCTGTTCCCGGGCGGCGAGGGTCGTCTCCTGCTCACCGACCCCGACGACATGCTGACCACCGGCATCGACGTCGAGGCACGGCCGCCAGGCAAGAAGGTCAAGCGGCTGTCGCTGCTGTCCGGCGGTGAGCGCTCGCTCGTCGCCGTCGCGTTCCTGGTGGCCCTGTTCAAGGCCCGCCCGAGCCCGTTCTACATCCTCGACGAGGTCGAGGCCGCGCTCGACGACACCAACCTGGGCCGCCTGCTCGAGATCTACGAGGAGCTGCGCGCCAACTCCCAGCTTATCGTCATCACCCACCAGAAGCGGACGATGGAGGTCGGCGACGCGCTCTACGGCGTCTCGATGCGGGGCGACGGTGTCACCACCGTCATCAGCCAGCGGCTGCGCGAGGAGGAGACCGCGTGA
- a CDS encoding acyl-CoA thioesterase: MSGPERTEPRRTDFPVLRRITTRWADEDVYGHVNNVVYYSYFDTAVNGYLIERAHELDGVDPRTLDAYGVVAETGCRFLRELRFPADVEAGLRVTRLGTSSVVYEIGLFQGESDEPAAVGRFVHVYVSGADRTVTPVPDVVRAALAPLT; encoded by the coding sequence GTGAGCGGGCCGGAGCGGACCGAGCCCCGACGCACCGACTTCCCGGTCCTGCGCCGCATCACGACGCGGTGGGCGGACGAGGACGTCTACGGGCACGTCAACAACGTCGTCTACTACTCCTACTTCGACACCGCGGTGAACGGCTACCTCATCGAGCGGGCCCACGAGCTGGACGGCGTCGACCCCCGCACGCTCGACGCCTACGGCGTCGTCGCGGAGACCGGTTGCCGCTTCCTGCGCGAGCTGCGCTTCCCCGCCGACGTCGAGGCCGGCCTGCGCGTGACGCGGCTCGGCACGTCGAGCGTCGTGTACGAGATCGGCCTGTTCCAGGGCGAGTCCGACGAGCCGGCAGCGGTCGGGCGGTTCGTGCACGTGTACGTCTCGGGCGCCGACCGCACGGTCACCCCGGTGCCCGACGTCGTGCGCGCCGCGCTGGCCCCGCTCACCTGA
- a CDS encoding DUF4241 domain-containing protein, with product MDLQHFHALRTGVVETDEGPRTLTVERLGVLRLPSGRLEVSDSLVNLGEGMLVDVPGGDHPVAMTLADVSDAQDGSHVRVAYLSLVLAEGEPAVVERAAARDVPVDAGVVGFADAESVERGMPEDRSTWYDEVFDGWIELLHYPDDGVHRHGIDVRLPRATAGENVVLSTAGWGDGVYRVWRTLAADGSLLGVHVDLDVVDVQDDEPAPPAASAEEPEPATGGFLRRLFRR from the coding sequence ATGGACCTGCAGCACTTCCACGCCCTGCGCACCGGCGTCGTCGAGACCGACGAGGGCCCTCGGACCCTGACCGTGGAGCGGCTCGGGGTGCTGCGGCTCCCGAGCGGGCGGCTCGAGGTGAGCGACTCCCTCGTGAACCTGGGGGAGGGCATGCTGGTCGACGTGCCCGGGGGCGACCACCCCGTGGCGATGACCCTGGCCGACGTCTCCGACGCGCAGGACGGCTCGCACGTGCGGGTGGCGTACCTGTCGCTCGTGCTGGCCGAGGGCGAGCCCGCCGTCGTGGAGCGGGCCGCCGCGCGCGACGTCCCCGTCGACGCGGGCGTGGTGGGGTTCGCCGACGCCGAGAGCGTCGAGCGCGGCATGCCGGAGGACCGCTCGACCTGGTACGACGAGGTCTTCGACGGCTGGATCGAGCTGCTGCACTACCCCGACGACGGCGTCCACCGCCACGGCATCGACGTCCGGCTTCCCCGGGCGACGGCGGGGGAGAACGTCGTGCTGTCGACCGCGGGCTGGGGCGACGGCGTCTACCGCGTCTGGCGGACCCTGGCCGCCGACGGCTCGCTCCTGGGCGTGCACGTCGACCTCGACGTCGTCGACGTGCAGGACGACGAGCCCGCGCCGCCGGCGGCGTCTGCCGAGGAGCCGGAGCCGGCCACCGGCGGCTTCCTGCGTCGGCTGTTCCGGCGCTGA